The sequence AACTCGATCTGATCTATTGCTAATCAATAAGATAGACCTTGCACCATATGTGGGAGCCAGCCTTGATGTGATGGAGCGCGATGCAAAGTTGATGAGAAAGGGCCGTCCATTTGTTTTTTCAAACATAAAAGGTAATGTGGGCATTGACGAGGTTGTTGCTTGGATTAAGAGTGATATATTATTAGAAGGATATAGCAATGACAAATAATTATGCTCAAATTTCTGAATTAAATATTAAAATGAGAGATAATATATTGTATAATTGTTACTTTACGTCGCCGTTTAAAGTAATGACACCGTTTGCGGCAGATGATGGGTTTGTATCGGTGATGCTTCTCTCATCATCTGCAGGAATTATGGAAGGCGATACGCAAAATATAGCAATAGATATAGAAGAAAATAGCAAAGTGGAGATAACATCTCAGTCATATGAGAAAATTCACAAAATGAAAACTGGCTGCGCAACGAGGGAAACAGCCATTTCTGTTGCAAGCGAATCTGAGTTACTATATACCCCGATGCCAACCATTCCGTTTGCAGACTCCGCTTTTGCTAATGTCACAACGGTGAAGTTAGCGGATGACGCATCGAAGTTGATGTTTGCAGAAGTGTTGGTTGCGGGGCGGGTTCATTATAATGAAGTTTTTCGATATAGATATTACAAATCTAGGCTCAAAATTTATGTTGCAGAAGAGTTGATATATTTTGATAACGCGAGGTTTGAGCCACAGGAAATGGCGATGTCGGGATTATTGCTATATGATGGGTATACGCACCTGTTGCATGCGGTTATGGTAGGATATGGCAGCAAATCGATAGTGGCGATAAGAGAATATTTGAGCAACATAGCGGAGGAAGTACTATTTGGTGTGAGCCAAGCTCTTGGAGATGCCGTAGTGGTAAAAGTATTGGGATATAATTCGCAAGTATTGATGAGTATTATAGATAAATTGAAGCAACTAAAAAAAGGGTCACAGTAATCTGTGAACCCAATAAAATTATCCCTTTAGCGCCCCAACCATAATTCCTTGTACAAAATATTTTTGTACAAATGGATATAAAATAAGCATAGGAGCTGTTGATACAACGATAACCGAGTACTGTAACATGTTTTGTAGGTTTTCGCGGTATAAAATTTCTTCCATAGTGTATCCGGCTGACGACATTTCTGTATTCTGCCCAATGATTAAAATATCTCGCATGATAAGTTGCAATGGATAGTAGTCAGGAGTGTGTAGATAAATCATTGCGTTAAAGAATGCGTTCCAGTGGCCAACAGCATAGTATAGCGTGATTACCGCAATGATAGGCTTTGACAGCGGAAGTACAATTTTTAGCAAGTAGCCAATATCGCTGCAGCCATCCATTGTAGCCGCTTCGAGTAGCTCGTTGGGAATCGACTTCTGAAAATATGTGCGAGTGATAACCATATTCCAAATGCCAAGCGCCCCAGGAATTATCATAACCAGCGGATTGTCAATAAGATGAAGATCTTTGTATAGCAAATAGGTAGGAATCATTCCGCCGTTAAACCACATTGTGAACGCAAAAAATAGTGTAATCTGATTTCTATACGGAAGCTTGGAGCGAGATAGCGCGTATGCTGCCATAACAGTCATCGCAACGTTGATTGCGGTGCCCGAAACTGTATATAAAAATGTATTTTTGAAGCCAGTTGGAATGCTGTTGTGTTCTAAAATAGCCTTGTACCCATCGAAAGTGATATCAAAGGCCAGAAGACAACTTCTCCGGCAGCGACGCGGGCGCCAGAGCTAAATGATGATATGAAAATATACCACAAAGGATATAGAATAATTATCGCAGTAAAGATAAGTAAAGCATAAACGATAACATAAAATACCTTGTCGGAATTGAACTCCCGCTTAGGTTTTTTTGGTGTAACTAATTTTGTAGTTGGCTGTAAATTTTCTACCATAAGCTCATCTCCCCATATTTCTGTGCTACTTTATTAACAATAAAAATCAGTATAAACGCAATGACAGACTGAAATAATCCTACTGCAGAGGTATAGGAAACATCTGGAAATGATGCGGCGATACCCATCTTATATACATAGGTAGAAATAACCTCCGATGCCGATGCGTTGAGAGAGTTTTGCATAAGTAAGGTTTTCTCAAGCCTACATTTAAGATGCGTCCCAAGCTAAGAATCAGCAAAATGGTTATCTGCGGGATGAGGGCAGGAAAGTCGATGTGGCGGA is a genomic window of Candidatus Epulonipiscium viviparus containing:
- a CDS encoding urease accessory protein UreD, which translates into the protein MTNNYAQISELNIKMRDNILYNCYFTSPFKVMTPFAADDGFVSVMLLSSSAGIMEGDTQNIAIDIEENSKVEITSQSYEKIHKMKTGCATRETAISVASESELLYTPMPTIPFADSAFANVTTVKLADDASKLMFAEVLVAGRVHYNEVFRYRYYKSRLKIYVAEELIYFDNARFEPQEMAMSGLLLYDGYTHLLHAVMVGYGSKSIVAIREYLSNIAEEVLFGVSQALGDAVVVKVLGYNSQVLMSIIDKLKQLKKGSQ
- a CDS encoding carbohydrate ABC transporter permease; the encoded protein is MAAYALSRSKLPYRNQITLFFAFTMWFNGGMIPTYLLYKDLHLIDNPLVMIIPGALGIWNMVITRTYFQKSIPNELLEAATMDGCSDIGYLLKIVLPLSKPIIAVITLYYAVGHWNAFFNAMIYLHTPDYYPLQLIMRDILIIGQNTEMSSAGYTMEEILYRENLQNMLQYSVIVVSTAPMLILYPFVQKYFVQGIMVGALKG